ATAATGAGATGGAGAAATGTTGCTATGAATCTTCACTCAGGGCCAATATTTCACAGTAATTCAATCCTGGATTTATAGCAGTTGGGTTATTATATCTGTTCTCTAAAACGTTTTCCTTTCGTCTTAAAAAAACATGGTAAATATTCCAGATGTATCCAATGTACAAAAGTCGTTTTATGCCAATGTCATCCgtaaatctgaaataataaagaaacagttttAGATTAGAGAGGAGAGATCAAATTGGAAATCGTTCAACGTCATATAACATTGGGTGAAATCTAAAAATTTGTAAACACACAGGACCCACAAAGTGTAAAGCTGAAAACCTGGTCATCTTCGAAGAAAGGAAGGGCGGAACCGAATACTCGATACACGGTACAGTATTCCCGGATTTCTGGAAGCCAGGTAAGAGATCCGGCACgtacgatcgatcgatagataggtgTGTATATCTTACCTGTTATGCTTTACAAATCAATATGACCAGAGAAGCTAAAGAGACGGGGGCGGCAGCAAGGAAGGCCACAGTCCCTCAGGACCCACAAAGTGTAAAGATGAAAACCTGGTCATCTTCGAAGAAAGGAAGGGCGGAACCGAATACTCGATACACGGTGTAAGTATTCCCGGATTTCTTGAAGCCAGGTAAGAGATCCGGCATGTACGATCGATCGATAGGTGTGTATATCTTACCTGTTATGCTTTACAAATCAATATTtagagtgaaaatatatttactcacatcAAAATCTCCgcgaaaacacaaaaacacgttTCTGTTGTTTTTCCCGATTTAAATAGGTTTTGGCGGAAACGGAAGTAGGGTGTGTCATGTGACAAATGTAATCAAATTAAAACAGTTGAATTAAGTTTGTtatttcacaaacacatatataatacctgggtcgactttgcctttcatcctttcggggtcgataaataaagcaccagtttcgcactggggtcgatataatcgactcgatccctttcatctgtccttgtttgtccccttctagtttagccccttctgggcaataaagaaatatatataatacctaggGTCGTGAAAAAAACCTTGTGATGAAAAACGGGATCATGAAGCGATGATTTAATACATTCAAAAACACATTCCATTCGACAGATTTTATTTAGTTTATACAAAGAGCATGAGTGACCCCTTTTCGACTCTACTCCGTCGAGTTATCCTCACCAACATTCACCAAAAACTTTACATTTCCGAAAAATCATGCTAGACAAAGGGACTTCATACGCTTTTATAAATTTCCCATTAAGGAATTGCGGCGAATCTTCGGTATACGTACCGTTGTAAATACCGGATACatttaaaataagtgttgttttttttttatatggggggttagggtttgtgttagaattagtggtgggagaaaagggtttttctgttaccttcagaaatgtaaacaaagtcaggTGTgtacttatacctatttctttaatacctaccaggggctaaacacagaatttgaaatcagaatgtaaagacagacgaaatacctatttctttactacccacaaggggacaaacaagaacagagaaatggattaagtcgattacatcgaccccagtgcgtaacttgtacttaatttatcgaccccgaaaggatgaaaggcaaagtcgacctcggcggaatttgaactcagaacgtaacggaagacgaaatacctgtttctttattacccacaaggagctaaacatagaggggacagacataggtattaagtcgattacatcgatccccagtgcgtaactggtacttaatttatcgaaaattCATTTATCAGAATTCATTAGAACGTCCAACAACAGCCGAAATCTTAAATCCATTCAACCAAATACAGCTACCAAACTCAgatagtttaattttaaaatagatggatcataaaaaaaaaatttaaaaaaaaggcacGTAAcgatgtaatttaattattatgatATCGCTTTTGTGAAATATAGTTAAAAGCAAAAACTTACGTTTAACTTTTGCTGAGTGGCGTGAGAGCCATAGGATGCTCACCTCTGTTTTAGAACATTCACAAAGGCCGCGGAGGACAACAAAGGACATTCGTTAAATCGTTGACGCGGTAACCATGGTGATCTGCATCAAAATAATGTTCCCCCTTTTCCCTCTTTATCTTaacatttttggttttatttactAGAGAGCGGTGGGTTAACTCCTGTCACGTGACAGTACTTCCGTTTTCGTTACATTCTGTTTTTGACTCGGGAGAggaacaaaaaagtgtttttctctgtcttcacgGAGATTTTGATGTGAGTAAACATATTTTCACTTTAAACATTGATTTGTGTAGCATAACGCGTAAGATATCCACacctatcgatcgatcgatcgtaCGTGCCGGATCTCTTATCCGGCTTCCAGAAATCCGGGAATACTTATACCGTGTATCGAGTATTCGGTTCCGCCCTCCCTTTTTCCGAAGATGACCAGGTTTTCATCTTTACACTTTGTGGGTCCTGAGGGACTGTGGCCTTCCTTGCTGCTGCCCCCCTCTCTTTAGAATCTCTGGTCATATTGATTTGTGTAGCATAACAGGTAAGATATCGACacctatcgatcgatcgatcgtaCGTGCCGGATCTCTTATCCGGCTTCCAGAAATCCGGGAATACTTATACCGTGTATCGAGTATTCGGTTCCGCCCTTCCTTTCTTCGAAGATGACCAGGTTTTCAGCTTTACACTTTGTGGGTCCTGAGGGACTGTGGCCTTCCTTGCTGCCGCCCCCGTCTCTTTAGCTTCTCTGGTCATATCTAATTCGGATTGCTTTACTCCTCCAGAGCACACAACACTACGCTTCAGTGAGCGATGTTGAGCAGAATCTTCCGCTACTACAAGCGAATAGTGGTCCCgttgcgcgcactcgcgctagctagtcgatcctaaataattttttaaactaagtaaataaattatttttataaacaacgtagggttagggttaataagctttctgcacattttcagtatttattgcccctgagcatttgccaaacacaaaaactatcttcccagtttgccttcctttgacattgttgcacctcttatgtgtccacagcttacaccaggtacatcttatagagtttccacctacactttttctacagatcaagcagggccatctacctgaaggcgtatgtgatttgtctgtcttccttcttattaagactttggtttttgttagattgactctaaggcccttctattctagaccttgcttccacacctgaaactctAGTTCTGAAAGTgattcagctattagagcaaggtcatcagcattgaGAAGCTCCAAGGGAtgtcctgtcttgaattcctctgttattgcctggaggactatgataaaaaggaggggactgaggactgaaccttggtggaccccctacctctacctggaattcttcattgtactcattgccaaccctcaccttactgacagcgtccctgtacatggcttgcacagctctcactaaccattcatctatccctagtttcctcattgaccaccagataaggaggGATtggggggaccctatcaaaggctttctccatgtcaatgaaagccattTACAGAgctttatctttggctaggtatttctcttgcagctgtcttaccagaaatatagcatcagtggtgcttttcgctggcacaaacccaaactgtatcttgtctaagctaactctctccctaattaattGAGTTATGACCCTCTCCTTGACTTTCATTACctaaattatttgtatctaatgcatcacctttaccttggtagcagttgactatggtgctgctacaccagtcatttgttatgactccttcgtgtatcccTGATTGACTATATGGGTGTCTAAACTATAGCTGgcaccgccagatattttaagaATCTCTGTGATGATTCCTGATAGGCTGGAGACTTTCCCTTTCTTCATACCTTTAATTGCATCATCTACTGAGGTATTGCCAATTTGGATAGCTGATCTCTCTattgggtcgacattcagcagactcttcCCTCcccccattcattctcttcatttaataacctttcatagtggcatctcctaGTCTCTGGtttgcagcctcattaaatgcaagtgagctgtcgtccattatgtatatgtatgtatacacacacaatgtgaaGGTGAAGTTGGAGTTCACAAATTGTTAGGTTGTACCCAATGTTATATGATGTCGTTTGTTAATCAATATAGAAATGTAACAATCCTATTTtgatctctcctctctatctaaatactgtttctttattatttcagattcaCAGATGACATTGGCATGAAACAACTTTTGTACATTGGAGACATCTGGAATATTTATCAGTTTTTTAAAGACTAGAGGAAAATATTATAGAGAACAGATATAATAACCCAACTGCTATAAATCCAGGATTGAATTACTGTGAAATATTTGCCCTGAGCAACATTTCTCCATCTCCTTACCTGTTGCTTTTGCATTCTAATTAAActtgaatatatttctaaaggGGTTTGCAGCATCTTTAGATATTGATAAAGATCACAGTTGATTACAGTAGAAATATTtctaaggaaaaggaaaaggaaattatattctgtgttgagagaagaaagacaagGGAAAAGTTTAATGGTTGGATCCATTTGTATTCCTTAGAGAAATGTCAAAAGATTTAGGAGAATCACAACATggttgtgaaatctgtggtaaatccttcccCACAGGTAATGATTTGGTTAAGCACATTTgttttcatacaggtgagaagccatttcactgtgatacctgtggtaaatccttctctcaaaaCGGTAGCTTGAGTAAACACaggcgtattcacacaggagagaaaccatttcactgtgatgtctgtggtaaatctttcacgTTAAACAGTACCTTATTTGTGCATAAAAATATTCATTCTGCGGAAAAACCGTataattgtgatgtctgtggtaaatcattctctgcaagtagcACCTTAATTAAACATATACGtatccacacaggagagaaaccatatgaatGTGATATCTGCGGACAGGCATTCACTGAGGATGGTCAATTAAAAAGTCACAggcgtattcacacaggtgagagaccttatcagtgtgatatctgtggtgaatcattctctgtaagtagcaccttaactaaacatatacgtatccacacaggagagaaaccatatgaatGTAATATCTGCGGAAAGGCATTCACTGAGGATGGTCAGTTAAAAAGGCACaggcgtattcacacaggagagaggccatatcagtgtgatatctgtagtaaaacgTTCCCTGGAATTACTGACTtgaatacacacaaacgtattcatacaagggagagaccatatcagtgtgatatctgtggtaaatctttcacttTAAACAGTACCTtgtttatgcataaaaatattcattCTGCAGGAAAACCATataattgtgatgtctgtggtaaatcattctctgcaagtagtaccttaactaaacatatacgtatccacacaggagagaaaccatgtgAATGTAATATCTGTGGAAAGGCATTCACTGAGGATGGTCAATTAAGAAGACACAggcgtattcacacaggtgagagaccatatcagtgtgatatctgtagtaaatcattcgcTGGAATTACTGACTtgaatacacacaaacgtattcatacaggtgagagaccatatcagtgtgatatctgtagcAAATCATTCTCTGCCAACTCTAGCTTCATtcgacacaaacgtgttcatacaggtgagaagccacatcgctgtgatatctgtggcaaagcaTTCTCTCAAAACAgtgatttaactaaacacaaaggTATTCACACAGTGTGataaatctgtggtaaatcattctctggaattACTGACTTGACTACAGACAAACGTTTTCATACAGGTGAggagccatttcactgtgatacctgtggtaaatccttctctgacAACCCCGAACTTAACACGACACCAACGTATTCATTCAGGGGAGAGACTATATCACTGTAGTATCTGGGGTTAAACATTCTCTCGGAGAAGTAACTTAACTACACATGCATCTGTCCATGTAAAAGTGTGATTGCATCATTGTCAAACATCGTTAAAACACCCAACAACAATTAATATTTGCCAACCTGGTGACCTCTTCTGCAGGCAATGTAGTTGTAAGAGATGAAGATGAATCTAATCCCACTACTTGCCAGCAAAGCAAGGCCCAACTCTGCCAGACATGAATGTTGGTCAAGTGTGGCCGGGAACCAAACCTAAAGAGATGCTCCCCTGTGGCTCTCAAAGcctcaacaagaacaacagaatcAACAAAACTAATGCAGCTTCACTGCAACCAACaacagctgacttggcagacacccataaaattattaaccatcttacaaacaataactctgagcaccttttcaaactccacctgtctaacacctatGGACATGTttgcaaagtcagaaaacagcacagctcccatgacttcagaaaacatttttcacgctaagagttgctgaagcatggaacaaactgccagcatcagttgttagttgtcggagcactgcatccttcaaaacttccatgcttcctgagattcgccaacactacacctgattttctacacacgcaagcatgtatctgacaaccaagagaataccctccatcaggcatttgccatattatgaacgccttacttccctgggcatggacacattgaaactccgacgtctggcagctgacttggcagacacccataaagttATTAACCattgcacaaacaataactctgagcaccttttcaaactccacccatggtcatatttacaaagtcagcaaacagcacagctcccaagacttcaggaaacattttttcatgctaagagttgctgaagcatggaacaaactgccggcatcacttgttagttgtcggagcactgcatccttcaaaacttccatgcttcctgagattcgccaacactacacctgattttctcccctccatacacacacaagcatgtatctgactcatacattgttcgctttccagacatttctacattactgcatatactttatacgcactttctgacaagttgtggtgcacctgagcactgtatacaataatttcattatatttaagattttattaaaaatatcgcAATgctaagttatctcccttgcatagATAGAGTCGTGGACAAGATGTATATATGAAACGGTGCCCTCCAACCTTTTTTCTACAATGGACCGGCTTCATGCCAGACAATAATTATGCGGACCGGTTGTGGTACATGGATGATTCCATTGCATTTCGATTCAGAGGGGAAATAATAAAAGAGTGATTTATTAAAGAGAAGACAAagtgtataatttttttctctctcgtgtAGCGAATTTCTTTCGAATCTGAAAATTAGTTGAATTACATACTCTctttcttgtttcagtaatttgactgcggccatgctggagcaccgcctttaatcgagcaactcgaccccaggacttgttcttttgtaagcccagtacttattctatcggtctcttttgccgaaccgctaagtaacggggacataaacacaccagcatcggttgtcaagcaatgatacgggggacaaacacagacacacacgcatatatatatatacatatatacgacgggcttctttcagtttccgtctaccaaatccactcacaagactgtggtcggcctggggctatagcagaaggcacttgcccaaggtgccacacagtgggactgaacccggaaccatgtggttggtaaacaagctacttaccactcctgcgcctataaataaaaaatatacattaattgcAAAATGTAGCCAATGTTATTATAGATAGTAAAGGTAGACGTAAAATACTCAGTAATTATAGAATTATACTTTAATTATAAATGTGGTTACGTTATGAGAGTATTGAGCAGAGatgaatattgaatatttaaacaattcttttaaaattcaagtccaatattcaatttaattattatataattttaaacaaatgaattATTTCTTTGCAGCCTGGTAGCAAAAGTTCCACAGGTGGGTTCCGATATGCAATCCGTTGGTTGGGACTTctcatataaaatacaaagtcCGTAGTTGCTCTCATATACAAGATTACATTGTCTGTCCTGTGTCCATTTATGGTTCtagaaga
The DNA window shown above is from Octopus sinensis linkage group LG30, ASM634580v1, whole genome shotgun sequence and carries:
- the LOC118768514 gene encoding zinc finger protein 383-like, which codes for MTREAKETGAAARKATVPQDPQSVKMKTWSSSKKGRAEPNTRYTVTLFVHKNIHSAEKPYNCDVCGKSFSASSTLIKHIRIHTGEKPYECDICGQAFTEDGQLKSHRRIHTDKRFHTGEEPFHCDTCGKSFSDNPELNTTPTLLADVMLDKERQKKKLESHGWNVTASAEEV